The genomic segment GAGAAGCCTCTGACAAACCAGAACCTGCAGCGTGTGGTCCTCAGCATCCCGGACCTTCACTATCGTCTCACTGGTCATGCCTACGCCGCCGGTCTCCTCCATCTTGCTCACCTTGAGACAACCCTGGATGTCAGCCATCTAGCCGGACCTACCTCTGCCTTGCTGAAACCAGAAGGTCAGACATGGGACTCTCCGACATGTTCCTCTATTCCCCTGACCAAAACGTCTCCGTGTGAGGATCACGGTTCCGAGGGTGACGGCAGGAGCAGAACTACAGCAGACTGGTTACGTTGTGACGGGTCGTTTGTGCCCAACTTCCTAGGGACGGAGTGGACCTCCGTAATGTATGGAGGTATGGAGTTTATAAGGGCTTTCTCCCCAATCAGACAGACGGACGAGGCTGCTGATATACTTGGACGGTGTAATATCACTGATTACACTGTTTATGAGCAGTTTGTCTGCTCTGTTGACATGGACATCCTCAACATAGAAGATCCTTCCGGAAGAGAGGAATTTAGTCCCACCTCCAAAAACAGAGAGAATTGTTTAGGAGGAAGAGACCCTACTTCTGCTTACAAAAGAGAAGAGAGTTCAAGGAAAGAGACGAATAGGTTAGGAAGAAAGGCCACTAGTTTGAACAACAAATGGGAAAAGAGGATTAGTTTAGTAAGGGAGGACAATAGCTCTATCTGCAAAAGGGAAAAGATTTGTAAATCAAACAGAGGGAATACTTGTTCCACCTacaaatggaaagagagaaatagttCAGCAAGAAGTTCTGCCTCTACTTCAGAAAAGATTGAAAGTTATGTAAGAGAGAACTGTAGTCACACTtacaaaagaaaagagaaaatgcATTTGGACCAAGAAGATGCTAGTTCCTCCCATAAAAGAGATGGGATACGTGTCATTAGAAAAGCTGTTAATTGCCATTTCAAAAGAAAGGGAAAAGTACAACCGGGTTGTTAAGAAGCAAAAGGCAAACCAAAGAAATGTATATCAGAGAAAACCCAATGGAGGCTAAATATGGTAAGACTAGTGTTATGATTGATGTAGTATTTTATGCAGCTTCATTTTCAAACAATGGTCCAACTGCTATTTCCAAAAAGGACAACTAAATGCATTGTTCCAATGTTTATTGAATACAAGACTGACACCTGCCTtcctattttttatattttttgcgTCCAATACATCCATCAAATAACCAGTGATGACAAACAATATACGACACGTTAAACAAGCCAAACAAAGTAGTTGTTTTCTGTAGAAGGAATGTATTAATAACCCCCTGTCGCCAACCATTTGAAAATACTTGTAGACAAACTCCAAACTTTTTTCCTCACATATGTCTTTAACATAACCTAATTAGAGCCCTTTCCTGacaaacaacagtgaaaagggggggggggggggggggggggaaggtTGGTTATTAATAACTGAACAGTCTGCTTCATCTGTACAAAATTTACCAAGTGAGATCGAAGGCACATGTTCCTTATTCTTTCCGGTGGATTCTGCTGCTGCTGGGTTTAGCATGTTTTCAAAACAATGATCGTGTTTAATTCagaccatttatttattttatttttttattgaatgaatCCCCTTCCATTCCTAAAGTTAACTACATTAACTTTTCTCTCAAACGAGAGAGTTTGGGCATTAGTTTCGCTATTTATGTTGGACCATGTTCAGCATGATTTTAATCACCCATTGCAAAACTGGCAGTGTAAAACCAAAGCCACATCTTGGCCAGTATGACGTGTACATTCTATTACTAATCTGGATTAGCGTTTAAGGTCTGTAGACTGAACATCCTTGCAAAATCGATCATTTGAATTTGCATTGTAAACAACAGGGGAATGTCCCTTATGGTTCAAGTCAAATTTCTAAGCAAAGGATCCCAAAATGGATCTCGACTGTAGGCATTCACCGCTACGCTACCTTAGACATTGACCACAATGTGTGAATGTTTGCATGACCTGTGCTTGGGTAGTTATTTTAGGGTTTAAGTCATTGACTAACCCACACACAGTGTTCTATTGTAACCTCCACTCCTGATGGGAAACCACACAGTAGCTGCAAGCGCGAACAAGCCTCATGGCCCTGTGGAATAGGACGGCGTCTCCAGATGACCCGGCCATTAGCATCCTCCCACGTCCCATCCACAAGACTCACGGACTGCTCAGAGGACATTTGGCAGGTagagggagcagaggagcatGTTCTGGCCCAGAGCGGGGAAGCGTCTGAACGCCTCCCAGGCGTCCGAGAAGATGTTGTACTTGAGGAACACCCGGTGCTCCAGGCTGGTGGGCAGGCTGACGTCGCGCGACATGATGTAGACGCCGTCGTTGTGCAGCGTGCACGTGAGGTTCAGCCCCGACTTGGAGGTGTTGTCCTTCAGGTGGAGCCACTCCCCCGTGGTCACGTTGTACGACTGCACCGTGAGCATGTCCTCCGTCTGGCTGACCCGTCGCCCCCGGGACGGACCCGGCTCCAGCTCGTGCGTGTAGCCCCCCACCAGGTAGATGGTGTCTTCAACTGAGAGCATCTGCTGCTTGCGCACGTGGGCCGAGCAGGAGCGGAACACGGCCCAGCTGTCGGAGGTGGGGCAGTACCGGAGCACGCTGGTGTTCCTGTCTGGTGGACACACAGAGGAAAAACCACAACGTCACAATCATTGTGACATTACGCGTGCAGCCTACGCGTCGCACGTCTACGGCGTGCATTCAGAATTTCAGAACACTGAGAACGCCATTCTGCTGGAAATGAAAGGTGCACAGAGCCCCGGAGAGTGAGTCGACCCCCAGCGACCTCTGGCAGTGTATCCTCCCATGACGTAGATCATGCCCTGGCACTCGCAGGCCGAGAACTCCGCCAGGGGGTCAGGAAGTGACGACACACAGGTCCACCAGTCCTGCTCAGGGCTGTAGCATTCCACGGTGCCCAGACACTGGCCTCCCACTGCATACAGCTTCCCTAGAACCGCCAGGAGCTTGAAGTTGGATCTGACATGAGTGGAAAAAGGAAAACTGTATTATACAACAGGACATAATCCACTTAGGGCCGACTGGACATTTGATTCTAAACAGACATAGAATACCTATCgaatctataaaaaaatatatatacaaagcAGACCAGACTTTCACAGACCTCTTCTGGTTCAGAGAGGCAACCTGGTTCCATTCATTCCTGCAGGGGTTGTAACAGTGTGCCGCAGAGATCTCCTGGCTGGTCATTCGGTAGCCGCCCACGATGAACAAGTAGTTGTCCAAGACAGCCGAGCCATAGCCTCTTACATTGACCATGTCTGACGGTAGGTTGTTGGCGAGAGGCTTCCAACGCTGTTCCACTTCCCCATACCTCAGCATAGACCAAGGCTCATCCTGGTCAGGAAGATCTAGGGCCAGGCAGGTGAAGAGTCCAATGGCTACCAGAGTGGCTGTGCCTTTCATACGCATCTCTCGAACCTGGTTGCGCAGGGCAGCAGGTAGATTGCTGAACTCTGGCCTACGCAGCATAGGGTGGTAGTAACAGCTCATGTATCTGAGACAAGCATTGCGTAGATCATGCGTTCCATATACTTCCGATAAGGTGTAGAGCTCCACACAATTCTCCTGTCTGATTTCCGACGAAAGGAGTTTTAAGATGGAAGTGACTTGAAGGAATGAGGCAGTCTCAATCAGGTCTTCCAAGGTCTCATTGACCACCTTAACTTTGGACGTGTTGATGAACTCCAGGACTAGCTCAAGCCCTGGGACACTCAGTCCCTGGAGCTGCACCGAGTCCTCTCTAGACTCGcgcatcccagagctgtacagaGCACGGAAGTAGTCGCTTTTTTCAATCAACTTGCTTTTGTTGACGTTGTACGTTTTGTCATCCATGACAATAACTATTTGTTCTGATGACATGCTTAGTGGTTGGgttcgctagctagctagtcaAGTGATCTGTTTTGTTGACTGTCCTTTCCAACATCAACAGCTTGGAAGATCGCCTACATTTCACAGGCGTATGGTGTCGCCTGCAACTCCTAAGTCGCACCGCAGTCACTAGGCCTATATATGGTTATGTTCAGCCCATAGATCAGGATGATGCCTAGCTAATTTCAACTCCGTTATGAGTAAAAGGCTATCCGGAAATTCTAGCTAGCCACATTATCTCTCAAAACAATGTCTGAAATTATCTCGACATACATCCAAAGATGTTTTTCTGATTCATACTTGATGATAAACTTTCCTTGCATTCTCGAGACAGCCTGCAGAAAGCCGCAGTTGCTTTTTGAGAGGGGGACCAGCATATTTCCTGTTTTGATCTTGCGTAATGAATAAGTCACTTCCTTCCGCAAACGTAATAAATGAGAGGCGTTGCCACCAAGAGGCTTGATTTATACTCCATCAGGAGTATATCGACAGTTGCAAAGCCAGCCACCTGtctaaaaaccttttttttttttggagatgTTATTATTGCATAGAACTAACATCTCCAAGTTGTTGTGTCTAATGAAGTTTGAAATACGGTAATTGTTCCGAAACTTATGATAGCTCAGTGATTGACCTAACCCTATCTGTCCCACAATACTTTTTAATACGGGTTAATTAATGTGTTAGTCTAAATTAATGCTATTTTGACTGCAGTGATCGCTAATTTGCCCTGGGGtggtaaatatatttatgtttaactttaattgtattaatataattttttatcaaaCTTTTATTAATGTAGCTTTTGTAGCGTACTTGATGCTGTCAAATAATTTAGATTTAGAGATCACACATCTTTAAAAAGAGCCCTCTGCTTCATGGAAAACTACTTGTCAAAGAAGTGTATGTCTGGATAATGACAGATAGCACTCTTCAAAAATGCAGATGGCTATGTatagcggtgtgtgtgtgtgtgtttgtgtgtgtgtgtgtgtgtgtgtgtttgtgtgtgtgtgtgtgtgtgtgtgtgtgcgcgtgcgggTGTGTGGTGGGATGAAGGGGGTTGGGTGTTAACATGTCCATCCCAGACACCACTTGGAACTATCTGCAGATTGGCATCTCTGACACTGGTTTTAGCCAAGTTGGCAGTGACGAACTGGATTGTCAAGTCTCCATAGACTGTACACTCTTTAAAAAGAAGGTCCATTAGGGTTCTATATAGAACCTTTTAGGGGTTCCAAATATGAAGCAATTGATAGAACCCTTTCTTGTAAGAGTGTATACACTGCCCAACCAAATCTCCAAAGGAAGTGCCACTCCAAGGCATGTTTAATACATACCCAATTATCTATTTTTGGAAGGAAAACTTTTTGTCATATTGTAAGTAAATAtactaaacattttaagaaaactgAAAAGACTGGACATTTACTTGGCCaaacaatatttatatatacttcACAGAATGTTTTAGCCTAATATAATATCCATCATGTAAAAACTCAACATGTCCagagttaaataaaacatttaagaatttCTAATTTCAGATAATGTGAaggaattatatatatattttttaaaacacctCAATTATAGGCTATTTATTTTTGCCTTCATCAAATCTTAACCCTGCTTGGAATAAGTGTGCCTTAGAGTAGTTTGGACCTGATGAAACGTGGATGTGTAGTGGACCGTATAGCCTCAATTTTTCGCAGAACAGGTCCAGAATAATCTGATATCTGTAGAATCAGCATCAGATTTATGGTTTTCTATCTATCTGGCATCACTCTCCTGTGTTCCTTAAAAATAGAAGGCTAATCAGTTACATAAAATCAAATTTGCATCgcataaatgtacatttgtcttGCCCCATCATCATTTGCCCCTCCTTTATTGTTTGAGGCACATCTGGAGAATTGGGAATCAGTAAACATCTACAGTTTAGGCATTTATCCTGTCGCTGAGTTTCGTGTGGTGTCCTGTGCTAGGGCCAGGGTCTACCACTTGTTTAACCCTTCTCTGTCTGCCTATTTAGCTTAGCGCTTTTAGTCACCCGTACCTTTTTAAGATGCGGTAAACACAGCCCTAGACAGTCTGTCAATCATGACTGATACTATTTCTGTCAATTTAAGTGTACTTCACTGGCCTAATTTACAACGATAGGGACCTaataacaaacacatttgagTTTTAATGATCTGTGTGTTACTTAACCCGTGCTTTGTTTAACAGAATTTAGCCGAATCCTTGTGATGAACCCTATGAACCGAGCACGTTATTTCAGCTGCGTTTCCACCACAGGAACTATACCCAGGAAATATAGGAACCTTTCGAGGAACTCACTGTGTTTCCACATATGTCATATGACTAATAGGGATAGGCTGCAGCCATTTTGACCGTCCTCATCCGCTGAAAATAACATGTATATTTCCTATATATGTTGtttcatatatacatacatacataccaacattttcacttaggggtgtactcacttttgttgccagcggtttagacattaatggctgtgtgttgagttattttgaggggacagcaaatgtacactgttatacaagctgtacactcttcctttcattgtagcaaagtttcatttcttAAGTGTTGAAaaaatatactcaaatatttacaaaaatgtgaggggtgtactcacttttgtgagatattgtgtatatatatatgaaaatgcATTATGTAAACTCAACTTACATAaaggtattaaaaaaaaaatctctaacAATACTTTCCCCACTAGAAGCCTCATTTTATATCggaaatattaaaatgaaatagTGTAGAATTATGTTAATTGTTATGGAGGCCGAAACAAACTGGGAGTACCAAGATGGCCGACCGGACGCTTCAAACCCAGTCGCATCAGCAATCCAGGATATACATACATCAGTGCTCTGAGCGCAGCTTAGCGAAGTAGGTAGAGAGGAGCGCGCGCACATCCGTGACGACAAGGCACCGTATCCAAAATCACGCACACGCATTCATGCGTTTGCTCATCATCTGTCTAAACAAACCAAGGATGAGGGAACAGTCGTGCGGGTTCTGTTTTGTCAATTTTCTTTTATTCATCATCGCTCGACAATGGGTGACCGCAAGCAGGGACTTGCGCCTGTGCAACGAGGTAAGTGCGTCCAGCTCGACTGGAACGGCAGTGGCTGTCACTGTGTGGTTTTGTTACGAcgttataataaaaatgacatggcATTGGCTTTAAACGCACTATGCATATCGGCCTACATTGGCGTAACTATGTATGTACCGCGTCTATcaagcaaatgttttaaatgttatatcGATCAGGAATGACTTAATCCTGAAAGGCTGTACCGTACTTGTCTCCAATCTCCCAACACTGTGATATAGGGCCGGTCTATTTGCACGGATATGTTATGGTAGCTCTCTTTGTGGTGGGATTAAAATGTGTTGGCCGCCTATTTTTCTTATCGGCTTAAATCCGACTAGCTCCATAATATTGTCAGGATCCTTGCTTTATAAGCCAAGTTACAAATCCCAATTTGGAATAAGACTAGTACGGTCCGTTGCATGTTTGCATGTACAGCGGGGTTTGCTTACTTCTTCTGGCGGATAGCCTACGATATGATTACCGCACATTGATTACCGCTTGGTATCATTTCTCATCTGTTCTGCCTCCCGTCGATATTCCAGAATAATATTCCAGAGTAAGATGTAAACTGAGCTGCTAAACAGCAAGGGTCCTATTTTTCCCCGACATGTAGGCCTGTCTGTTATGTCTATTACATCAGCTAAGAAAACAACGACATGGAAGGCCGAATCCATCCAATAGGCTATATAAAACAGAaacgtattgtgttttattatttgtcCTGGGCTAGATGTGTACAatcaatgttttgtttgaataCGAACTTTGCTGTCCTATCAGCACCATGGACAATTCTACTGTAACGATTAAACCGAgcacacaaaatacaaaaataaaactgtcgCCCTCGTTCTCTGTATCCATggtgacaatgatgagtcacCAGGAGACGAATGACAATAGTGTCAATTCACATTTATCTAGCTCCACTTTCTAATACTGCAGGCTACCATATTCCCAACAATAGCttagcaatatttgcccatcTGCCCAGCCCAAGACTCCAGCTACCTTGGGGAAGTAGGTGCACACAACTTTACCGTTTTAATATCTCTCTTCTTGGCAATATGGCCTCCCCCAAAGCCATTCATCTCAATACATGCCTCTGGCCTCACCTAATGTGTTTATTGTGAGTTGTCTGAGTATGTTTCCAGGTATCTGAGTATGTTTCCAATATCTATTTGGAAATGACAAGTACAATACATGTTAGCAGAGCTGGGGAAAGGTGATTAACGACACAACAGAGCGCAGCCTTATCTATACTCCACACACTACCATTAAACACTCGTGCTCATTCTTTCTCGTCCTCTTTTACACTCCCAAACAAATACCCACATTTAGCCTAAAGGGCAACATAAACAGCATATACACACTTTGAATGCAATCATTTGTTGTGTGGCAGTGTGCTGTTTCTCTGTGGTGCTGATTGAATGCCATGGCAAAGCTGGGTGAACATAAGGtttgggagggggtggggggggcagccCGGTAAGGGATGTGAAGTGGTGCATTACTGGCAGCAGATCCACACTGCTCATTCTCCTGGTATATTCTGGGTtgatctccctccctctctcacacttctcacttattctctctctttctggctcTCACTTATCATTTGTGTTGTGTACATAAAGTGGCAGTCCAAGTCGATTTAATTTAGGTAGAACATAGTCCTAACAACgcagtttttaaaaatgtttggttttctgGCAAACTTTGTTAGGCCCTGTCCAGTCCAATTAGgaaaatgtctttttttgtgatgtaagaTTGGAACAAACTGATTTGACTTGTTTACAACTGTATTTCTACACACAAAATGTGCCAACGGACATGTTGAAGATAGGCGGTAATAATACAGATGACTGACTTCCTATACAGGAGAAAAACCACACGCCTGGCACAGAATCAGGGCTGTTTAGACACCGTAACATGACAATGTATGTGATAATTGGCTGCtggtttctgtttttctcaaagatttcctTTCACCTTATTTCCCAACCCTCACTCATGACAAGTTGCGCTTCCACCAGAGTGCcataattcattcattcattcattcatcttcttccgcttatccggggccgggtcgcgggggcagcagtctaagcagagatgcccagacttcccttcCCAGGGAAGTCTGGGAGTGCCATAATGTtaacttttatttattcttaTGAAGTGAATTCTATTAATTTGGTACATGCTGTTTTTCTACAACAATATTTAATTAACATCGGCATTCTGGCATATTGGCTGTCACTGAAAGGATATCCTTTTAATCTATTCTGTTACTGAATATGTATGCGTCCAATGATGATGGATCTATTTGGACACCTGACGGATTGCCAAGGGAATGTATTTATACTGCTCTAATAGGGCTGCTGTGGGTTTGTGTATTTTCCAGACAGATTACTACTATGAATATACAGAGTGTGACAGTACAGGGTCTCGCTGGAGGGTGGCCATCCCCCACAACCTGGGCACCTGCTCAGGCCTGCCCACTCCCACCCGAGGAACTGACTGCTGTGAGCATTgcccgtgtctgtgtgtcagtatgtgtgtgtgtgtgtgtgtctgggtgcatTTTATTTCACCTTAGGTGAGCACCTTTTTTCTCAAGAGACCGTTTGAAGATGGCAGTTGACATGGAGGGTAAAGATGTTATGCTTAGTACATGTAGATGTGTCTGTGGCGTCGTGTGTGACACTTCTTTCTACCTGTCCGTCAGCGTTCTCATGTGCGGCAGGCAAGTTTTTAGAGATGTCCTCTCAGCAATGTACGCCATGTGCAGCCGGCT from the Esox lucius isolate fEsoLuc1 chromosome 23, fEsoLuc1.pri, whole genome shotgun sequence genome contains:
- the klhl42 gene encoding kelch-like protein 42; the protein is MSSEQIVIVMDDKTYNVNKSKLIEKSDYFRALYSSGMRESREDSVQLQGLSVPGLELVLEFINTSKVKVVNETLEDLIETASFLQVTSILKLLSSEIRQENCVELYTLSEVYGTHDLRNACLRYMSCYYHPMLRRPEFSNLPAALRNQVREMRMKGTATLVAIGLFTCLALDLPDQDEPWSMLRYGEVEQRWKPLANNLPSDMVNVRGYGSAVLDNYLFIVGGYRMTSQEISAAHCYNPCRNEWNQVASLNQKRSNFKLLAVLGKLYAVGGQCLGTVECYSPEQDWWTCVSSLPDPLAEFSACECQGMIYVMGGYTARDRNTSVLRYCPTSDSWAVFRSCSAHVRKQQMLSVEDTIYLVGGYTHELEPGPSRGRRVSQTEDMLTVQSYNVTTGEWLHLKDNTSKSGLNLTCTLHNDGVYIMSRDVSLPTSLEHRVFLKYNIFSDAWEAFRRFPALGQNMLLCSLYLPNVL